The Desulfuromonas versatilis genome has a segment encoding these proteins:
- the glpK gene encoding glycerol kinase GlpK, whose product MEKLILAIDQGTTGTTALLVDRSLTIRGRATVDFPQHYPRPGWVEHDAEEIWFSVTQAIRRALHSAKIDPKRVAAVGITNQRETTLLWERDSGRAAAPAIVWQCRRSSEICRELKQAGHEPLVRRKTGLVLDPYFSGTKLTWLLRGDPQLRRRAAAGQLAFGTVDSFLVWRLTGGRSHVTDASNASRTLLMELRSCNWDEELLQLLEVPPELLPRICDSSEIYGTTRGLEILPDGLPVAGMAGDQQAALFGQACFEPGDAKCTYGTGAFLLENTGGAPVESRNGLLSTVAWRLGGRPSYAMEGSAFIAGAAVQWLRDGLGLFKSSADVEALAASVPDSGGVVFVPALTGLGAPHWKSEARGAITGITRGTTAAHLALATLEGIALQICDLVKAMGEDKGSPLKRFKVDGGAAQNNLLMQLQADLLDLPVVRPQMVETTAMGAAMLAGLAVGFWSGTAELKSSWREEHRFDPRMSPQVRGELLQRWQEAVSKA is encoded by the coding sequence ATGGAAAAACTGATCCTCGCCATCGACCAGGGGACCACGGGGACCACGGCCCTGCTGGTCGACCGCTCACTGACCATCCGCGGCAGGGCAACGGTCGACTTCCCCCAGCATTACCCCAGGCCGGGCTGGGTGGAGCACGACGCCGAGGAAATCTGGTTTTCGGTGACCCAGGCGATCCGCAGGGCGCTGCACTCGGCGAAGATCGACCCGAAGCGGGTCGCGGCGGTGGGGATCACCAACCAGCGCGAAACCACCCTGCTCTGGGAGAGAGACTCGGGGCGCGCCGCGGCCCCGGCTATCGTCTGGCAGTGCCGGCGCAGCTCGGAGATCTGCCGAGAGCTCAAGCAGGCCGGCCACGAGCCCCTGGTGCGGCGCAAGACCGGGCTGGTCCTCGACCCCTACTTCTCCGGAACCAAGCTCACCTGGCTGCTGCGGGGCGACCCGCAGCTGCGCCGCCGGGCCGCCGCGGGGCAGCTGGCCTTCGGCACCGTCGACTCGTTTCTGGTCTGGCGCCTGACCGGGGGACGCAGCCACGTCACCGACGCCTCCAACGCCTCACGAACCCTGCTGATGGAACTGCGCAGCTGCAACTGGGACGAAGAGCTGCTGCAGCTGCTCGAGGTGCCGCCGGAGCTGCTCCCGCGCATCTGCGATTCCTCGGAAATCTACGGCACCACCCGCGGCCTGGAGATTCTCCCCGACGGGCTGCCCGTGGCGGGGATGGCCGGAGACCAGCAGGCGGCCCTGTTCGGCCAGGCCTGCTTCGAGCCGGGGGATGCCAAGTGCACCTACGGCACCGGGGCTTTTCTGCTGGAAAACACCGGCGGCGCGCCGGTGGAAAGCCGCAACGGACTGCTGAGCACCGTCGCCTGGCGGCTGGGCGGGCGCCCCAGCTACGCCATGGAGGGGAGCGCTTTCATCGCCGGCGCGGCGGTGCAATGGCTGCGCGACGGGCTGGGCCTGTTCAAGTCTTCCGCCGACGTTGAAGCCCTTGCGGCCTCGGTCCCCGACAGCGGGGGGGTGGTTTTCGTGCCGGCGCTCACCGGGCTGGGCGCCCCGCACTGGAAAAGCGAGGCGCGCGGCGCCATCACCGGCATTACCCGCGGCACCACCGCCGCCCATCTCGCCCTCGCGACCCTGGAGGGGATCGCCCTGCAGATCTGCGACCTGGTCAAGGCCATGGGCGAGGACAAGGGCAGCCCCCTGAAACGGTTCAAGGTCGACGGCGGGGCGGCCCAGAACAACCTGCTGATGCAGCTGCAGGCCGACCTGCTGGACCTTCCGGTGGTGAGGCCGCAGATGGTGGAGACCACCGCTATGGGGGCCGCCATGCTGGCCGGGCTCGCGGTCGGATTCTGGTCGGGGACCGCTGAGCTGAAATCGAGCTGGCGCGAAGAGCACCGCTTCGATCCGCGGATGTCCCCCCAGGTCCGCGGGGAGCTGCTGCAGCGCTGGCAGGAAGCTGTCAGCAAAGCCTAA
- a CDS encoding SAM-dependent methyltransferase, with amino-acid sequence MSISDRYREIVGDVQGLLAGLRAGAGEEESKEIRVIAKGAEILVELADRVGEIPRIRLEAELTPVLLKGHSQLDRARLLLEEQGAEDRAATVWEIEQKIYRLLNDL; translated from the coding sequence ATGAGCATTTCGGATCGTTACAGGGAAATTGTTGGCGATGTACAGGGCCTGCTGGCCGGGTTGCGGGCCGGGGCCGGCGAAGAGGAGTCCAAGGAGATCCGGGTCATTGCCAAGGGGGCCGAAATTCTCGTCGAACTCGCGGACCGGGTGGGGGAGATCCCCCGCATCCGCCTCGAGGCGGAGCTGACCCCCGTGCTGCTCAAAGGGCACAGCCAACTCGACCGGGCCCGACTGCTGCTCGAGGAGCAGGGGGCGGAGGACCGGGCCGCGACGGTCTGGGAGATCGAGCAGAAGATCTACCGGCTGCTGAATGATCTGTAA
- the thiF gene encoding sulfur carrier protein ThiS adenylyltransferase ThiF, whose protein sequence is MNILLNEQPAQIDAGTTLHRLREQFKPEADLVILNGFPVADDRPLEPGDQVVLIRRGEQPSPEELEALMVSRHTPGVHRRVKSGTVAIAGVGGLGSAIAVALARVGVGHLVVADFDVVEPSNLNRQQYFVDQIGLPKVEALRENLARINPYVKVSAFHGRLTAENIPALFAEADVIVEAFDAANQKAMLTETVLTRMRPKPLVAASGLAGFAPSNTVVTRRAAANFYLVGDGETAARPGEGLMAPRVGIAAHHQANAVLRLLLGEEPA, encoded by the coding sequence ATGAACATTCTACTCAACGAACAGCCCGCACAAATCGACGCAGGAACCACCCTGCACCGACTGCGGGAGCAGTTCAAGCCCGAAGCCGACCTGGTCATCCTCAACGGCTTCCCGGTGGCCGACGACCGCCCCCTGGAACCCGGCGACCAGGTGGTGCTGATCCGCCGCGGCGAGCAGCCCTCCCCCGAGGAGCTCGAGGCGCTGATGGTCTCCCGTCACACCCCCGGGGTGCACCGTCGGGTGAAAAGCGGGACCGTCGCCATCGCCGGCGTCGGCGGCCTGGGCTCAGCCATCGCCGTGGCCCTGGCACGGGTCGGGGTCGGGCACCTGGTGGTGGCCGATTTCGACGTGGTGGAGCCCTCCAACCTCAACCGGCAGCAGTATTTCGTCGACCAGATCGGCCTGCCCAAGGTCGAGGCGCTGCGCGAGAACCTGGCGCGCATCAACCCCTACGTCAAGGTCAGCGCCTTTCACGGCCGGCTGACGGCGGAGAACATCCCGGCGCTGTTCGCCGAGGCCGACGTCATCGTCGAAGCCTTCGACGCCGCCAACCAGAAGGCCATGCTCACCGAAACGGTGCTGACCCGGATGCGGCCCAAGCCGCTGGTGGCCGCCTCGGGGCTGGCCGGCTTCGCGCCGTCCAACACCGTGGTAACCCGCCGCGCCGCCGCCAATTTTTACCTGGTCGGCGACGGCGAAACCGCCGCCCGCCCCGGCGAAGGGCTGATGGCCCCCCGGGTCGGCATCGCCGCCCATCACCAGGCCAACGCCGTGCTGCGGCTGCTGCTCGGCGAAGAGCCTGCCTGA
- the thiS gene encoding sulfur carrier protein ThiS produces MNITVNGKSRALEAALTVEQLLESLGLETERVAVELNRDILTRSRFAETSLSDGDVLEVIQFVGGG; encoded by the coding sequence ATGAACATCACCGTCAATGGCAAATCCCGCGCCCTCGAAGCGGCGCTCACCGTCGAGCAGCTGCTCGAGTCCCTCGGCCTTGAGACGGAGCGGGTGGCCGTGGAACTCAACCGCGACATCCTGACCCGCAGCCGCTTTGCCGAGACCAGCCTCAGCGACGGCGACGTGCTCGAGGTGATCCAGTTCGTCGGCGGGGGGTAA
- a CDS encoding thiazole synthase: protein MDELIIAGRSFKSRLMVGTGKFSSNTAMVAAMEGSGCEIVTVALRRVDIDNPGDSMLKHIDRDKYLLLPNTSGARDAEEAVRLARLARAAGCEPWVKLEVTPDPYYLLPDPIETLKAAQILVKEGFTVLPYINADPVLAKHLQEAGTATVMPLGAPIGTNKGVRTRDSIAIIIEQAIVPVVVDAGLGAPSHAAEAMEMGADAVLVNTALAVSPNPGQMGAAFKKGVEAGREAFLAGLGERRDKAEASSPLTGFLRD from the coding sequence ATGGATGAACTGATAATTGCGGGGCGCAGCTTCAAATCGCGCCTGATGGTCGGGACCGGCAAATTCTCCTCCAACACGGCGATGGTCGCGGCCATGGAGGGTTCGGGGTGCGAGATCGTCACCGTGGCGCTGCGCCGGGTCGACATCGACAACCCCGGCGACAGCATGCTCAAGCACATCGACCGCGACAAATACCTGCTGCTGCCCAACACCAGCGGCGCCCGCGACGCCGAGGAGGCGGTGCGCCTGGCCCGCCTGGCCCGGGCCGCGGGCTGCGAGCCCTGGGTCAAGCTGGAGGTCACCCCCGACCCCTACTACCTGCTGCCCGACCCCATCGAAACCCTCAAGGCCGCGCAGATCCTGGTCAAGGAAGGCTTCACCGTGCTCCCCTACATCAACGCCGACCCGGTGCTGGCCAAGCATCTGCAGGAGGCGGGCACCGCCACCGTCATGCCGCTGGGGGCGCCGATCGGCACCAACAAGGGGGTGCGCACCCGCGACAGCATCGCCATCATCATCGAGCAGGCCATCGTCCCGGTGGTGGTCGACGCCGGCCTCGGGGCCCCCTCCCACGCCGCCGAGGCGATGGAGATGGGCGCCGACGCGGTGCTGGTCAATACCGCCCTGGCCGTCTCGCCCAACCCGGGGCAGATGGGCGCCGCCTTCAAAAAAGGCGTGGAAGCCGGCCGCGAAGCGTTTCTGGCCGGGCTCGGCGAACGCCGCGACAAAGCCGAAGCGTCGAGCCCGCTGACGGGCTTTCTTCGGGATTGA
- the thiH gene encoding 2-iminoacetate synthase ThiH, whose amino-acid sequence MSFLEEISKYDPKMVLERIEGKTAADVERAVHAERLRIDDFMALLSPAAQDFLEPMAARAHRVTTQRFGRNILLYAPLYLSNECVNGCRYCGFSAKNQVPRRTLGFDEIEREARVLHEQGFRHILLVTGESPKAVDNEFLAAAADRIRPMFSSVSIEVYPMDETGYRQMVAAGVDGLTIYQETYDRALYAEMHPFGKKRDFDFRLATPERGGAAGLRRIGIGSLLGLGNFRSEGFFTGLHALYLSRHYWRTQLSVSFPRIRPADGGFQPLNPVSDRHFVQLICALRLLLPDVGLVLSTRESAKLRDNLIPLGITQMSAGSCTAPGGYADKDHSTRQFAIDDDRTPEEVSRLIRAKGYEAVWKDWDSAFLKA is encoded by the coding sequence ATGAGCTTTCTAGAAGAGATCAGCAAATACGACCCTAAAATGGTTCTCGAGCGCATCGAGGGCAAAACCGCAGCCGATGTCGAGCGCGCGGTGCACGCCGAGCGGCTGCGTATCGACGACTTCATGGCGCTGCTGTCGCCGGCGGCGCAGGATTTCCTCGAGCCGATGGCGGCCCGGGCGCACCGGGTCACCACCCAGCGCTTCGGGCGCAACATCCTGCTCTATGCGCCGCTTTATCTCTCCAACGAGTGCGTAAACGGCTGCCGCTACTGCGGCTTCAGCGCCAAGAACCAGGTCCCCCGCCGCACCCTGGGGTTCGATGAGATCGAGCGCGAGGCCAGGGTGCTGCACGAGCAGGGCTTCCGCCACATCCTGCTGGTCACCGGCGAGTCGCCCAAAGCGGTGGACAACGAGTTTCTCGCCGCCGCGGCCGACCGCATCCGGCCCATGTTCAGCTCGGTCAGTATCGAGGTCTACCCGATGGACGAGACCGGCTACCGGCAGATGGTGGCCGCCGGGGTCGACGGGCTGACCATCTACCAGGAGACCTACGACCGCGCCCTCTATGCCGAAATGCACCCCTTCGGCAAGAAGCGCGACTTCGACTTCCGCCTCGCCACCCCCGAGCGGGGCGGGGCCGCCGGGCTGCGGCGCATCGGCATCGGCTCGCTGCTGGGCTTGGGCAACTTCCGCAGCGAAGGCTTTTTCACCGGCCTGCATGCCCTTTACCTGTCACGCCACTACTGGCGCACCCAGCTGAGCGTCTCGTTTCCGCGCATCCGCCCGGCCGACGGCGGCTTCCAGCCGCTCAACCCGGTCTCCGACCGCCATTTCGTACAGCTGATCTGCGCCCTGCGCCTGCTGCTGCCCGACGTGGGGCTGGTGCTCTCCACCCGCGAAAGCGCCAAACTGCGCGACAACCTGATCCCCCTGGGCATCACCCAGATGAGCGCCGGCTCCTGCACCGCCCCGGGCGGCTACGCCGACAAGGACCACAGCACCCGCCAGTTCGCCATCGACGACGACCGCACCCCCGAGGAGGTCAGCCGGCTGATCCGCGCCAAGGGCTACGAGGCGGTCTGGAAGGACTGGGACAGCGCGTTTCTGAAGGCCTAG
- the thiE gene encoding thiamine phosphate synthase — MSPVDFNLYLITDRKAVPPGRSLPEVIRGALEGGVRAVQLREKDLGARELYPLALELRRLTREFGARLLINDRIDVALAVEADGVHLGGQSLGAAAARRILGPGRLIGVSTHSLAEAETAQGEGADFLTFGPVYPTPSKAAYGAPVGPGELERTCRALRIPVFALGGVKERHIPEILSAGAAGIALISALITSPAPRSTAANLLKRLTL; from the coding sequence ATGTCACCTGTCGACTTCAATCTCTACCTGATTACCGACCGAAAGGCGGTCCCTCCCGGCCGCAGCCTCCCCGAGGTCATTCGCGGGGCGCTGGAGGGCGGGGTGCGCGCCGTGCAGCTGCGCGAGAAGGATCTCGGCGCCAGGGAGCTCTACCCGCTGGCCCTCGAGTTGCGCCGGCTCACCCGGGAGTTCGGCGCCAGGCTGCTGATCAACGACCGCATCGATGTGGCCCTGGCGGTGGAAGCCGACGGGGTTCACCTCGGCGGCCAGTCCCTGGGGGCGGCAGCCGCCCGGCGGATTCTCGGGCCCGGCCGACTGATCGGCGTCTCGACCCACAGCCTGGCCGAGGCCGAAACGGCCCAAGGCGAAGGGGCTGACTTCCTTACCTTCGGCCCGGTCTACCCCACCCCGTCCAAAGCCGCCTACGGCGCTCCCGTTGGCCCAGGCGAGCTGGAGCGGACCTGCCGCGCCCTGCGGATTCCGGTTTTCGCCCTCGGCGGGGTGAAAGAGCGGCACATCCCCGAAATCCTGTCCGCCGGAGCCGCCGGCATCGCTCTTATTTCGGCGCTCATCACCTCCCCCGCCCCGCGGAGCACAGCGGCCAACTTGCTGAAACGCCTCACCCTCTGA
- a CDS encoding SLC13 family permease — MEITLVLTILVIAVILFATELIRMDLVSLMVLMALGLTGLVTPHEAFSGFSNPAVITVAAMFIISSAIANTGATGKLGEKILHVAGNSEPRLIAAIMLTVALISAFINNIGSTAVLLPLVVGMAQKARIAPSKLLMPLAFGSLMGGVCTLIGTPPNILMNELLHEYSGQSFSMFDFTPVGLVIVLVGTAYMALVGRHLLPSRKSGTLTEAYQVKEYITEVEIEPKSPLDGKTITQSGLEEDFNLKVRAILRDRHKYPFPRRNRKLRAGDVLFLEGNPEGILKVRKKKGLTVVPERDNPVIGNNGKDNVVVVEASLAPTSEMVGKTLRDVRFADTHGLTVLALWRSGAPVVKKVDHVILKFGDVLLLQGPEEKVLHLGREHGFLLLGGVSLTTYVPQKAPIALLILLGVIVLAATGLLPIMLSASLGALAMILFRCLTITEAYDAIDWSIIMLIAGTLPLGHAMENSGAARFLADLIIGGVGEFGPWVVLGAVFLITFALTEVMSHAAAAVLIAPIAFNTAIDLGVSPKPFFMAVAIAASSCFMTPISHQSNALVMGPGGYRFFDYTRVGTALNLGIWLIASLLIPMIFPF, encoded by the coding sequence ATGGAAATCACCCTGGTCCTGACCATCCTGGTAATCGCCGTCATCCTCTTCGCCACCGAGCTGATCCGCATGGACCTGGTGAGTCTGATGGTGCTGATGGCCCTGGGGCTGACCGGGCTGGTGACCCCCCACGAAGCCTTTTCCGGGTTCAGCAACCCCGCGGTCATCACCGTGGCGGCCATGTTCATCATCAGTTCGGCCATCGCCAATACCGGCGCCACCGGCAAGCTCGGTGAAAAGATCCTGCATGTCGCCGGCAACAGCGAGCCGCGCCTGATCGCCGCCATCATGCTGACCGTGGCCCTGATCTCGGCCTTCATCAACAACATCGGCTCCACGGCAGTGCTGCTGCCGCTGGTGGTGGGGATGGCGCAGAAAGCCCGCATCGCCCCCTCCAAACTGCTCATGCCCCTGGCCTTCGGTTCGCTGATGGGCGGGGTCTGCACCCTGATCGGCACTCCCCCCAACATCCTGATGAACGAACTGCTCCACGAATACTCGGGGCAGAGTTTCTCCATGTTCGACTTCACCCCCGTCGGCCTGGTCATTGTCCTGGTCGGCACCGCCTACATGGCGCTGGTCGGCCGGCACCTGCTGCCGAGCCGCAAGTCGGGGACGCTGACCGAAGCCTACCAGGTCAAGGAGTACATCACCGAAGTCGAAATCGAGCCCAAATCCCCCCTTGACGGCAAGACCATCACCCAGAGCGGCCTGGAAGAGGACTTCAACCTCAAGGTGCGGGCCATCCTGCGCGACCGGCACAAATACCCTTTCCCGCGCCGCAACCGCAAACTGCGCGCCGGGGACGTTCTGTTTCTGGAGGGGAACCCGGAAGGGATCCTCAAGGTCCGCAAGAAAAAGGGCCTGACCGTCGTCCCCGAGCGGGACAACCCGGTGATCGGCAACAACGGCAAGGACAACGTGGTGGTGGTCGAGGCGAGCCTGGCCCCGACCAGCGAGATGGTCGGCAAGACCCTGCGCGACGTGCGCTTTGCCGACACCCACGGTCTGACCGTGTTGGCCCTCTGGCGCAGCGGCGCGCCGGTGGTCAAAAAGGTCGACCACGTCATTCTCAAGTTCGGCGACGTGCTGCTGCTGCAGGGCCCCGAGGAGAAGGTGCTGCACCTGGGCCGGGAGCATGGCTTTTTGCTGCTCGGCGGCGTCTCCCTGACCACCTACGTCCCCCAGAAAGCCCCCATCGCCCTGCTGATTCTGCTCGGCGTCATCGTGCTGGCGGCAACCGGGCTGCTGCCGATCATGCTGTCGGCGTCATTGGGGGCCCTGGCCATGATCCTGTTCCGCTGCCTGACCATCACCGAAGCCTACGATGCCATCGACTGGTCGATCATCATGCTGATCGCCGGCACCCTGCCCCTGGGGCATGCCATGGAAAACAGCGGCGCGGCGAGGTTTCTGGCCGACCTGATCATCGGCGGGGTCGGCGAGTTCGGCCCCTGGGTCGTACTCGGCGCGGTGTTCCTGATCACCTTCGCCCTCACCGAGGTGATGAGTCACGCCGCCGCCGCGGTGCTGATCGCCCCCATCGCCTTCAACACCGCCATCGACCTGGGGGTAAGCCCCAAGCCCTTCTTCATGGCCGTGGCCATCGCCGCCTCCTCCTGCTTCATGACCCCCATCAGCCACCAGTCCAACGCCCTGGTGATGGGGCCCGGCGGCTACCGCTTTTTCGACTACACCCGCGTCGGGACCGCGTTGAACCTGGGCATCTGGCTCATCGCCAGCCTGCTGATCCCGATGATCTTCCCCTTCTGA
- a CDS encoding PstS family phosphate ABC transporter substrate-binding protein — protein sequence MRSGRPLVLAALILILSVSAAFARDSIVIAGSGDSQQLLRVLAEAFQNSHPGARVQVPDSIGSSGGIKAAASGDCDLGRVARPLREREKPLDLNYLPFARSPVVFAANLDAPCVNNLTEAQVNDIYAGRIGQWSELGACPQHKIYVANREEGDSSRAVLEQQVAGFQEVAGSAGKVIYSTPETVEVLSRYRFTLAYLPLSTIRGNTALRVFNYRGVAPEPEAVRSGDYPLVTPFGLVWQGRLEGPARQFVEFLFSSEAQQIMERQGVVPLPQPGHLPGDDKSS from the coding sequence ATGCGTTCCGGTCGGCCCCTGGTCCTGGCAGCCCTCATCCTGATCCTGTCGGTATCCGCAGCGTTCGCGCGGGACAGCATTGTCATCGCCGGATCCGGGGATTCCCAGCAACTGCTGCGCGTTTTGGCCGAAGCGTTCCAGAACAGCCACCCGGGAGCGCGGGTCCAGGTCCCCGACAGCATCGGCAGCTCGGGGGGCATCAAGGCCGCCGCCAGCGGCGACTGCGACCTGGGGCGGGTTGCCCGCCCCCTGCGGGAGCGGGAAAAGCCACTGGACCTCAACTACCTGCCCTTCGCCCGGTCCCCGGTGGTATTCGCCGCCAACCTCGATGCCCCTTGTGTCAACAACCTGACCGAGGCCCAGGTCAACGACATCTACGCGGGGCGGATCGGCCAGTGGAGCGAACTGGGCGCCTGCCCGCAGCACAAGATCTACGTCGCCAACCGCGAGGAGGGGGATTCTTCGCGCGCGGTTCTCGAACAGCAGGTCGCCGGTTTCCAGGAGGTGGCGGGATCCGCGGGCAAAGTCATCTACAGCACTCCGGAAACCGTTGAGGTGCTCTCCAGGTATCGCTTCACCCTCGCCTACCTGCCGCTTTCGACCATCAGGGGCAACACAGCCCTCAGGGTATTCAACTACCGAGGAGTCGCCCCCGAGCCCGAGGCCGTCCGCAGCGGGGACTACCCCCTGGTGACCCCCTTCGGCCTGGTCTGGCAAGGGCGGCTCGAGGGCCCGGCCAGGCAGTTCGTCGAATTTCTCTTCAGTTCCGAGGCGCAGCAGATCATGGAGCGCCAGGGGGTGGTTCCCCTGCCGCAGCCAGGCCATCTACCCGGGGATGACAAATCCAGTTGA
- a CDS encoding bifunctional diguanylate cyclase/phosphodiesterase: MRHGIKTKIFLAKALLVLLTIALLGSFSYSLVVDALTRAQQEKLEHLADDLAERLGGHLEDLQELMLRVDVEDYYHRYRDLPLARHFAKFQNILPAISLLDERGREEVKVVAGSNSADLRDYGGLEIVRASLEQPNRVLLSQPVPSAELGESAVLLCLTRQSYFGDEFMGTLLAQVPLQRFREKLAEPHLGESGFILLLGAGGEILAHPDPQYLQQPVTDRDPAGEALMAKALQGQRGFGRATLLGVDGHLAFAPVPAVGWSVLATLPHQEFTAVPRRLLAITLAICLGVLVLGLGASLALAGNLTGSIEQIRAHTDRVSRGDLLQRLDLKSGDELEELAHSFNLMTENLQRTSAARDSLHDILQSIIDPLVITDPQGNIRELNPSARQMLGSREDELIGRPLTGIFRNDPYLLRDREFFRQLQQGPVRNCETEILTRHGQALPVLFSCSLTGGDEDAGIVCLFKDISERKKAEREIEQLAYFDMLTELPNRLLLTDRLGQAITRAKRENASLAVLFLDLDHFKMVNDTLGHSIGDELLKIIAQRLRSTLRQSDTIARLGGDEFVIILEELKCTEEVSRVAAKINQALAAPCRLRGTRLFSAASIGIALYPRDGENHIDLLRHADMAMYHAKAEGRNNFQFFSPEMNARAQERLQLESKLRQAVRDGSFVLHYQKKVDYPSCRVIGLEALVRWQDPDEGLISPGRFIPLAEETGLIIPLGEWVMESACRQAVLWRQAGFSGLQVSVNLSARQFKQPDLAERVAELLTRTGLPPQCLELELTESILMEDMDGAVTTLKQLKEIGVMLSVDDFGTGYSSLSYLKKFPIDTLKIDRSFVKDLPEDEDSCAITASIIALARSLKLNIVAEGVETEAQLEFLDRLDCHQIQGFLFGRPTPADRIDELFLRRGDRAAPGPQASAMGA; the protein is encoded by the coding sequence ATGCGCCACGGCATAAAAACCAAGATTTTCCTGGCCAAGGCCCTGCTGGTGCTGCTGACCATCGCCCTGCTCGGTTCTTTCAGCTATTCCCTGGTCGTCGACGCCCTGACCCGGGCCCAGCAGGAGAAGCTCGAGCACCTGGCCGACGATCTTGCCGAAAGGCTTGGAGGGCACCTGGAAGATTTGCAGGAGCTGATGCTGCGGGTCGATGTGGAGGATTATTACCACCGCTACCGCGACCTGCCCCTGGCCCGGCATTTCGCCAAGTTTCAGAACATTCTGCCGGCCATCTCCCTGCTCGACGAACGGGGCCGGGAGGAGGTCAAGGTCGTTGCCGGCAGCAACTCGGCGGACCTGCGTGATTACGGAGGGCTGGAGATCGTCCGCGCCTCCCTGGAACAACCCAACCGGGTGCTTCTCTCGCAACCGGTGCCGTCTGCGGAGCTTGGCGAATCCGCGGTGCTGCTCTGCCTGACCCGCCAATCTTATTTCGGCGACGAATTCATGGGGACCCTGCTGGCCCAGGTCCCGCTGCAGCGCTTCCGCGAAAAACTCGCCGAGCCCCACCTGGGAGAGAGCGGCTTTATCCTGCTGCTGGGAGCGGGCGGAGAGATCCTGGCCCACCCCGATCCCCAATACCTCCAGCAACCGGTTACCGACCGCGACCCCGCCGGAGAAGCCTTAATGGCCAAGGCCCTGCAGGGACAGCGGGGCTTTGGCCGCGCGACCCTGCTCGGAGTGGACGGGCACCTGGCCTTCGCCCCGGTGCCCGCGGTCGGCTGGTCGGTCCTGGCCACCCTCCCCCACCAGGAATTCACCGCCGTTCCCCGGCGCCTGCTGGCCATCACCCTGGCGATCTGCCTGGGGGTGCTGGTCCTTGGGCTCGGCGCGTCGCTGGCCCTTGCCGGGAACCTGACCGGCAGCATCGAACAGATTCGCGCGCATACCGACCGGGTCTCCCGGGGAGATCTTCTGCAGAGACTGGACCTGAAGTCGGGGGACGAACTCGAGGAGCTCGCCCACTCCTTCAACCTGATGACGGAAAATCTCCAACGCACCAGCGCCGCGCGGGATTCGCTCCATGACATCCTGCAGTCGATCATCGACCCGCTGGTAATCACCGACCCTCAAGGCAACATCCGCGAGCTCAACCCCTCGGCCCGGCAGATGCTCGGCAGCCGGGAGGACGAACTCATCGGCCGGCCCCTCACCGGCATTTTCCGCAACGACCCCTACCTCCTGCGGGACCGGGAGTTTTTTCGCCAACTGCAGCAAGGGCCGGTGCGCAACTGCGAAACCGAGATCCTGACCCGCCATGGCCAGGCCCTCCCGGTACTGTTCTCCTGTTCGCTTACCGGCGGCGACGAGGACGCCGGTATCGTCTGCCTGTTCAAGGACATCTCCGAGCGGAAAAAGGCCGAGCGGGAGATCGAGCAGCTGGCCTATTTCGACATGCTCACCGAACTGCCCAACCGCCTGCTGCTCACCGACCGGCTCGGGCAGGCCATCACCCGGGCCAAGCGGGAGAATGCCAGCCTGGCCGTGCTCTTTCTGGACCTGGACCATTTCAAGATGGTCAACGATACCCTGGGGCACAGCATCGGCGATGAACTGCTGAAAATCATCGCCCAACGCTTGCGCTCCACGCTCCGGCAATCAGACACCATCGCCAGGCTGGGCGGCGACGAGTTCGTCATCATCCTCGAAGAGCTGAAATGCACCGAGGAGGTGTCCCGGGTCGCCGCGAAAATCAACCAGGCCCTCGCCGCCCCCTGCCGATTGCGCGGCACCCGGTTGTTCTCCGCCGCAAGCATCGGTATCGCCCTGTATCCCCGCGACGGCGAGAACCACATCGACCTGCTGCGCCACGCCGACATGGCCATGTACCACGCCAAGGCCGAGGGGAGGAACAACTTCCAGTTCTTCTCGCCCGAGATGAACGCCCGTGCCCAGGAGCGCCTGCAGTTGGAGAGCAAACTGCGCCAGGCGGTGCGAGACGGCAGCTTCGTGTTGCACTACCAGAAAAAGGTCGACTACCCATCGTGCCGGGTCATCGGCCTGGAGGCCCTGGTCCGCTGGCAGGACCCGGACGAGGGGCTGATTTCCCCCGGGCGCTTCATCCCCCTGGCGGAGGAAACCGGGCTGATCATCCCCTTGGGCGAGTGGGTCATGGAGAGCGCCTGCCGCCAGGCGGTGCTCTGGAGGCAGGCCGGTTTTTCCGGGCTGCAGGTTTCGGTCAACCTCTCGGCCCGGCAGTTCAAGCAGCCGGACTTGGCCGAACGGGTTGCCGAACTCCTGACACGGACCGGCTTGCCGCCGCAGTGCCTGGAGCTGGAACTTACCGAGAGCATCCTGATGGAGGACATGGACGGGGCGGTGACCACCCTGAAACAGCTCAAGGAAATCGGCGTCATGCTTTCGGTGGATGATTTCGGCACCGGGTATTCCTCGCTGAGCTACCTGAAAAAGTTCCCCATCGACACCCTCAAGATCGACCGCTCCTTCGTCAAAGACCTGCCCGAAGACGAAGACAGCTGCGCCATAACCGCATCGATCATCGCCCTGGCGCGCAGCCTGAAGCTCAATATCGTTGCCGAAGGGGTGGAGACCGAGGCCCAGCTCGAATTTCTCGACAGGCTCGACTGCCACCAGATCCAGGGGTTCCTGTTCGGTCGCCCGACCCCGGCCGACCGGATCGACGAGCTTTTTCTGCGCCGGGGTGACCGGGCAGCACCGGGGCCCCAGGCATCGGCCATGGGGGCCTGA